The following is a genomic window from Rhabdothermincola sediminis.
ATCAAGCAGGTCAAACGCTCCGGGCGAGGGTTCCGCAACGCCAACAACTACCGGCTCCGCATCCTGCTCGCCGGCGTCGCCAACCCCCTGCGCGAGACTCACACCGTCACGAGACTCCGACCCCGCCATCCCAGCCTCGTCGCGTAGGGCCGCATAAGGCGGTGGCCTGTCCGAAAACCACACCGTTGACCGGCTCTCGCCTGAGGTGTCCGCGCCTCCGAAGCAGGGACCCGGTGGTAGCGCTGGGCCCTGGTCCACGCACATGGCCAGGTAGACGCCCACAGATGGGTCGTAGCCTGCGCCCTCGACCCGTATCGTCGCCCCTGCGGGGTCGAGCCCTCGAGCCGGCATCACCGTCAGTTGCTGCCCGTTCGGGCCGAGCGCGCTACGGCTCCCGCCCGGCCCGTCGATCGGAGCCGACCCACCTTCACCACCGTTGGCATCCGGCGGCGGTGGAGGCGGGTCCTCGCCGCCCCCACCGGGAGGCGGTGGCGGTGGCTGCTCACCCGAGCGGGACTCGACCACAGCCTCCACGCTTACCGGGTCGAGTGGGGTACCCGCCGGGTAGAAGCCGGAGAACGCGCTCGCGCCCTCTTCGGTCAGAGTCGCTGGGATGGCGGTCCAGCGACGGAGCTGGCCCTCAGCGACCGGCACCACCGACGAGAGGTCCAGCGTGGCGAACACCACGTCGTCGACACTCGCCGGTGCTCCACCGGCCAACGATCGGCTCGTGACGTCGACGATCAACTCGCCCCGGGTGCTCGAGATCACGACCCTGGGCTCGGACAGACGCAGCTCCAGTTGGCCGTCGTGCCCCCGGAATCGCAACCAGCCCGCCCCATGGATCTCGTGCGAGCCAGCGGCCCTGATCGACCCGCCTACGACAGGGAAGGTCCCCACGCCTGCCCCGTCGACGCTCGTGCCGTCCCCCGCGTCGATCGAGCCGTGCGCGATCGGACCGGTGAGGTAGGAGCGGAACGAGCTACGCACGCCCCAGGTCACCGATCCGCCGACGATCGCTGCTGCAGGTGCGTCAGCGTGAGCGCTGGTGGCAGGCACCGCCATGCCTGCCACCAGAAGCCCCCCGAGCACGAGCACCACGGCCCCCTCGCCCTCGACCTCGACGGCGAGCTCGTCGAGCTCGACCTCAACCCGCTCCTGGTGCGCCCGAAGGGACGGGGCGCGGTCGCCCTCGACGCGCTCGCCGTGCCGGGCCGGGGGGCGTCCGCCCGGCAGTGACGCGTTCGGGGGGTTGATCCCCGGGTGGGAGCACTGTGTAGTTTTGTTACGAATCATTTGCTCAGCTCGCCACGCGGCGGATCCGGAGAGAGGAGAGAGGGAGGCGGGCCATGACCGCACCGCACGACCACCCACACCCCCGGCGCTCCCGCGCCACCCGACGGGTCGCCCTGGCGCTCACCGCCCTGCTCGTGGCCGGCCTGGCGGCGCTCGCCCCCGGATCCCCGGCGCAGGCGTCGGGACCGGCGGTGGCTTCGGTCGGGGACGTGTCGGTCGTCGAAGGTGACACCGGCACCCGGGTCGTCAAGGTGCCTGTCACCCTCACCAACCCCGCCACCACCGCGTCCACCGTCGCGTTCGCGGTGACCGCCGGCAGCGCGGACGGCACGGACCTGGTGCTGCGCACCGGCACTCTCAAGTTCACGCCGAACATCACCGGCGAGACCAAGACCGCTGGCGCCATCGCCGTGAAGATCACCGGCGACACCACCGTCGAGGGCGACGAGACCTTCACCGTCACCCTCACCGGCGCCACCGGCGGCATCACCCTCGGCGACACCACCGGCGTGGGCACCATCGTCGACGACGACCCCGGTCCCGGCGGTCCGGTCGTGTCGGTCGCCGACACCACCATCGTCGAAGGCGACACCGCCCGCACCCCCACCACCACCAACAACGTGGCGGTGGCCGTCACCCTGTCCGAACCCGCCCCCGGCCCGCTCGACGTGGTCGCCACCGTCGCCGCCGGCACCGCCACCACCGGGGCGGACTTCAAGAAGGCCTACACCAAGACCGTCACCTTCAAACCCGGCCAGACCACCAAAGCCGTGTCCGTCGGTGTGCTGCCCGACACCACCCCCGAAGCCGACGAGACCGTCACCGTCACCCTCACGTCCCCCAGCCCCGGGCTGACCATCGGCGCCGCCACCGCCACGGTCACCATCCGCGATGACGACACCCCACCCACCAGCGGCACCCTGTGGGCCTGGGGCTACAACGGCGACGGGCAGCTCGGCACCGGCGACACCACCGACCAGACCTCCCC
Proteins encoded in this region:
- a CDS encoding RCC1 domain-containing protein, which gives rise to MTAPHDHPHPRRSRATRRVALALTALLVAGLAALAPGSPAQASGPAVASVGDVSVVEGDTGTRVVKVPVTLTNPATTASTVAFAVTAGSADGTDLVLRTGTLKFTPNITGETKTAGAIAVKITGDTTVEGDETFTVTLTGATGGITLGDTTGVGTIVDDDPGPGGPVVSVADTTIVEGDTARTPTTTNNVAVAVTLSEPAPGPLDVVATVAAGTATTGADFKKAYTKTVTFKPGQTTKAVSVGVLPDTTPEADETVTVTLTSPSPGLTIGAATATVTIRDDDTPPTSGTLWAWGYNGDGQLGTGDTTDQTSPVQIGTGTDWASVTAGDSHTVAIRTDGTLWAWGRNGYGQLGTGDTTNRTSPVQIGTGTDWASVTAGYYHTVAVRTDGTLWAWGWNLFGQLGTGDTTNRTSPVQIGTGTDWASVTAGYSHTVAIRTDGTLWAWGYNSDGQLGTGDYTSHASPVQIGTGTDWASVTTSYLHTVAVRTV